A single region of the Streptomyces sp. NBC_01262 genome encodes:
- a CDS encoding glycosyl hydrolase family 95 catalytic domain-containing protein, with amino-acid sequence MPVHSIHDTQPADRWEDAFLSGNGEYGIMVFGHPHQERIVHNHHRYVLPNESLGMRPPAVADRLEHVRDLVLAGERERAQREFSDGRALAWTQSFHPGHVLHVDTAAEAQAVEGYRRVTDFATGEVRVTWSDGEREWARRAFVSRTDAVAVVEITGPRLDLAIRLSGDLPGRPPEVTFTTSARSASDDEASLAVVGAYPPGPGAAGFAGVTRAVITGGRVTAEGDVVSVEAATRVLLLTRMDRSAPLPDIDVLGAALAELPADYDELLARHSPVHGELYARAELDLSMADSDRGLPVGELIARADPKGLDGALVEAMFHSGRYLLLSSSGVLPPRLTGLWLGEWGAAWSGDYTTDANINLQMAGAVLTGMPELIAPYAALIGGQIEDWRTNARTIYGARGVLAPSRTDGEHGLLFHLDDDWPWTMWLAGADWLLFPLYEYWQATGDDDFLARTLAPWLVEAAVFFEDFLTREDDDGHLVIVPSYSPEVGPKNERGAAGVNATMDIAAARHALTTAADACTHLGIEQAATVRWRVLAERLPPYRVDDHGALAEWAWPGLETADDHRHISHLYPVWPLHAITPDDTPELAAAAREALLRRGDENISAHGSLHRALCAARLKDSETTRTNVLKILGRNMVFRSLMTSHNPDLDIYNADAAHCLPAVVVEMLLDSRPGVVELLPARPPEWRSGSLRGIATRAGVSVDELTWDVTAGFARVVLTSPIERDVTLVCRGTADRRQTVHLLPHSPTTVTVTLA; translated from the coding sequence CGACCTTGTCCTCGCCGGGGAACGGGAGCGGGCGCAGCGCGAGTTCTCCGACGGCAGGGCGCTGGCCTGGACGCAGTCCTTCCATCCGGGGCACGTGCTGCACGTGGACACTGCAGCCGAGGCACAAGCGGTGGAGGGCTACCGCCGGGTCACCGACTTCGCCACGGGCGAGGTGCGGGTCACCTGGTCCGACGGGGAGCGGGAGTGGGCACGGCGTGCGTTCGTGTCGCGCACCGATGCCGTCGCGGTCGTCGAGATCACCGGTCCGCGGCTCGACCTGGCCATTCGGCTCTCCGGCGACCTGCCCGGCCGCCCGCCGGAGGTCACCTTCACGACGTCCGCGCGGTCCGCCTCGGACGATGAGGCGTCGCTCGCCGTCGTGGGGGCGTATCCGCCTGGTCCCGGTGCGGCGGGATTCGCCGGCGTCACCCGGGCCGTCATCACGGGTGGCCGGGTCACGGCAGAGGGGGACGTGGTCAGTGTCGAGGCAGCGACGCGTGTGCTCCTGCTGACCCGGATGGACCGGTCGGCGCCCCTTCCCGACATTGACGTGCTCGGTGCGGCTCTGGCCGAACTGCCCGCCGACTACGACGAGTTGCTCGCCCGCCATTCGCCCGTTCACGGCGAGCTCTACGCCCGCGCCGAACTCGACCTGAGCATGGCCGACAGCGACCGCGGCCTCCCCGTGGGCGAGCTGATCGCCCGCGCCGACCCCAAGGGGCTGGACGGCGCGCTGGTCGAGGCCATGTTCCATTCCGGCCGCTATCTGCTGCTCAGCTCCAGCGGAGTCCTTCCGCCCCGGCTGACCGGGCTGTGGCTGGGCGAGTGGGGAGCGGCCTGGTCCGGCGACTACACCACTGACGCCAACATCAACCTCCAGATGGCCGGAGCCGTCCTCACCGGCATGCCCGAGCTGATCGCTCCGTACGCCGCGCTGATCGGCGGGCAGATCGAGGACTGGCGCACCAACGCCCGCACGATCTACGGCGCCCGCGGAGTGCTCGCGCCCAGCCGCACCGACGGCGAGCACGGGCTGCTCTTCCACCTCGACGACGACTGGCCCTGGACCATGTGGCTGGCGGGCGCGGACTGGCTGCTCTTCCCGCTGTACGAGTACTGGCAGGCGACCGGCGACGACGACTTCCTCGCCCGTACCCTCGCCCCCTGGCTCGTCGAGGCCGCCGTCTTCTTCGAGGACTTCCTCACCCGCGAGGACGACGACGGACACCTCGTCATCGTCCCGTCCTACTCCCCGGAGGTCGGCCCCAAGAACGAACGGGGCGCGGCCGGGGTCAACGCCACCATGGACATCGCAGCGGCCCGCCACGCGCTCACCACCGCCGCCGACGCCTGTACGCACCTCGGCATCGAGCAGGCCGCGACCGTCCGCTGGCGCGTACTGGCCGAGCGACTGCCGCCGTACCGCGTCGACGACCACGGGGCCCTCGCCGAGTGGGCATGGCCCGGACTGGAAACCGCCGACGACCATCGCCACATCAGCCACCTCTACCCCGTGTGGCCACTGCACGCCATCACCCCCGACGACACCCCCGAGCTGGCCGCCGCCGCCCGCGAAGCCCTGCTGCGGCGTGGTGACGAGAACATCTCCGCGCACGGCAGCCTGCACCGCGCCCTGTGCGCGGCACGCCTGAAGGACAGCGAAACGACCCGGACCAACGTCCTCAAGATCCTGGGCCGGAACATGGTCTTCCGGTCACTGATGACCTCGCACAACCCCGATCTGGACATCTACAACGCCGACGCCGCCCACTGTCTGCCGGCCGTGGTCGTGGAGATGCTCCTCGACTCCCGGCCCGGGGTCGTGGAACTCCTGCCCGCCCGGCCCCCGGAGTGGCGGTCCGGCAGCCTGCGGGGCATCGCCACGCGTGCCGGAGTGAGTGTCGACGAGCTGACCTGGGACGTGACGGCAGGCTTCGCCCGGGTGGTTCTCACGTCGCCGATCGAGCGAGACGTCACCCTCGTGTGCCGTGGTACCGCCGACCGACGGCAGACCGTTCACCTGCTGCCGCACTCCCCCACCACGGTGACCGTCACACTCGCCTGA
- a CDS encoding OsmC family protein translates to MDVSYVAGEAYTACVRGHRLLVDQPAAETGGDDTAPTPTELFAASLATCVAFYAGRYLDRHGHRPPRPGLLLPAQLCGHGHQLPVGVGQTAGAVPDHPGDRR, encoded by the coding sequence ATCGACGTCAGCTACGTCGCCGGGGAGGCATACACCGCCTGCGTACGCGGTCACCGGCTGCTCGTCGACCAGCCGGCTGCCGAGACCGGTGGTGATGACACCGCGCCCACCCCGACCGAGCTGTTCGCGGCCTCCCTGGCCACTTGCGTCGCCTTTTACGCAGGCCGCTACCTCGACCGCCATGGCCACCGACCGCCCCGCCCGGGCCTCCTGCTCCCGGCGCAGCTGTGCGGTCACGGCCACCAGCTGCCGGTCGGTGTCGGCCAGACGGCGGGTGCTGTTCCCGACCACCCAGGCGACCGCCGGTGA
- the sqr gene encoding type III sulfide quinone reductase, selenoprotein subtype, translating to MDTRIVIMGSGTAGTLTANRLRRQYDESEYRIIVVDQNDDHVYQPGLLFVPFGLAQPHALTRPRQQQLLDGIGYRRAEIDRVDLDARQVHFADGTSLGYEVLVVATGATLLPEETDGLTGPGWKEKVFTFYDLPGATALHRALEDFHGGRIVVNVADMPIKCPVAPLEFAFLADAYFRRRGIRDQVQLTYVTPLDAAFTKPVASRTLGGLLQDKGIALVTEFTTGTVDGASGRLISYDDREVPFDLAVVVPLHGGAAYVGRSPGLGDDLGFVPVDKHTLQSPTRPEIFAIGDATGLPVSKAGSVAHFQGETLVHNIGRHLAGLPLDASYDGHTNCFIETGSGKALLIDFNYDTEPLPGHYPAAIGLPLLKQSRANHLGKLAFEWLYWHSLLPGRNLPGVSPAMPEHGKTHTHA from the coding sequence ATGGACACGCGCATCGTCATCATGGGAAGCGGCACGGCAGGCACGCTGACGGCCAATCGGCTGCGACGGCAGTACGACGAGAGCGAGTACCGGATCATCGTGGTCGACCAGAACGACGACCACGTCTACCAACCCGGGCTGCTCTTCGTCCCCTTCGGACTCGCCCAGCCGCACGCCCTCACCCGCCCCCGCCAGCAGCAACTGCTGGACGGGATCGGCTACCGCAGGGCCGAGATCGACCGGGTCGACCTCGACGCGCGGCAGGTGCACTTCGCCGACGGCACCTCCCTCGGCTACGAGGTGCTGGTGGTCGCCACCGGCGCCACCCTGCTGCCCGAAGAGACCGACGGCCTGACCGGCCCGGGGTGGAAGGAGAAGGTCTTCACCTTCTACGACCTGCCCGGAGCGACCGCCCTGCACCGTGCCCTGGAGGACTTCCACGGCGGCCGCATCGTCGTCAACGTCGCCGACATGCCCATCAAGTGCCCGGTCGCACCCCTGGAGTTCGCCTTCCTCGCCGACGCCTACTTCCGCCGCCGGGGCATCCGCGACCAGGTCCAGCTGACCTACGTCACCCCGCTGGACGCCGCCTTCACCAAGCCCGTCGCCTCCCGCACACTGGGCGGCCTGCTTCAGGACAAGGGCATCGCACTGGTCACGGAATTCACCACCGGCACCGTCGACGGCGCGAGTGGCCGACTCATCTCCTACGACGACCGCGAGGTACCGTTCGACCTGGCCGTGGTCGTACCCCTGCACGGCGGCGCCGCCTACGTCGGCCGCTCCCCCGGCCTCGGCGACGACCTGGGCTTCGTCCCCGTCGACAAGCACACCCTGCAATCCCCCACCCGGCCCGAAATCTTCGCCATCGGCGACGCCACCGGACTGCCGGTCTCCAAAGCCGGATCCGTCGCCCACTTCCAGGGCGAGACCCTGGTGCACAACATCGGCCGCCACCTCGCCGGCCTGCCACTGGACGCCTCCTACGACGGCCACACCAACTGCTTCATCGAGACCGGCTCCGGCAAGGCCCTGCTCATCGACTTCAACTACGACACCGAACCCCTGCCCGGCCACTACCCCGCCGCCATCGGCCTGCCGCTGCTCAAACAGTCCCGCGCCAACCACCTCGGCAAACTCGCCTTCGAGTGGCTCTACTGGCACAGCCTCCTGCCCGGACGGAACCTCCCCGGCGTCAGCCCGGCCATGCCCGAGCACGGCAAAACCCACACCCACGCCTGA
- a CDS encoding TusE/DsrC/DsvC family sulfur relay protein: MTTTTYDTTAVTVNDDGFFEDPGQWTPAMAPQIAREQGIDELTDQHWQVIDFMRAQYAEKGTGPTVRVLGKASGVTIKELYQLFPKGPAKIAAKIAGIPKPRGCI, from the coding sequence ATGACCACCACCACATACGACACCACCGCCGTCACGGTCAACGACGACGGCTTCTTCGAGGACCCCGGCCAGTGGACCCCGGCCATGGCCCCGCAGATCGCCAGGGAACAGGGCATCGACGAACTGACCGACCAGCACTGGCAGGTCATCGATTTCATGCGGGCCCAATACGCCGAGAAGGGCACCGGCCCCACCGTCCGCGTCCTGGGCAAGGCCTCCGGCGTGACCATCAAGGAGCTCTACCAGCTCTTCCCCAAGGGCCCTGCCAAGATCGCCGCGAAGATCGCCGGAATCCCCAAGCCCCGCGGCTGCATCTGA
- a CDS encoding DsrE/DsrF/DrsH-like family protein, translated as MTRYMAGKMAKLDIPPIPEFIEMIADTGAGIYACKASVDLFELTKNDLIDQVQGIITVGEFYEHAAGSQIIYT; from the coding sequence ATGACGCGCTACATGGCAGGCAAGATGGCCAAGCTCGACATCCCGCCCATCCCCGAGTTCATCGAGATGATCGCCGACACCGGCGCCGGCATCTACGCCTGCAAGGCCTCCGTCGACCTCTTCGAACTGACCAAGAACGACCTCATCGACCAGGTCCAGGGCATCATCACCGTCGGCGAGTTCTACGAACACGCAGCCGGCAGCCAGATCATCTACACATGA
- a CDS encoding CBS domain-containing protein, whose protein sequence is MKVSEFMNSPAVTVPADSSARQAALRMEESAVGSLLVESGGRLRGVLTDRDLVVRCLAGGADPDTPVSELMSAPAATLDVTDDVAAAYRAFRRSGVRRLPVLDGHRIAGVLAVDDLFLDVFQHLADLLGPVAWSVLRDPPEPLLASPEQG, encoded by the coding sequence ATGAAGGTATCCGAATTCATGAACTCGCCGGCTGTCACGGTGCCCGCGGACAGCTCTGCCCGGCAGGCCGCTCTGCGCATGGAGGAGAGCGCGGTCGGCTCCCTGCTCGTCGAGAGCGGCGGCCGGCTGAGGGGTGTTCTCACCGACCGGGATCTGGTGGTCCGCTGCCTCGCCGGGGGCGCCGATCCCGACACCCCGGTGTCGGAACTGATGTCCGCGCCCGCCGCCACTCTTGACGTCACCGACGACGTCGCGGCCGCCTACCGCGCGTTCCGGCGGTCCGGGGTCCGGAGGCTGCCCGTTCTGGACGGTCACCGCATCGCGGGCGTACTGGCTGTGGACGACTTGTTCCTGGACGTGTTCCAGCACCTCGCGGACCTCCTCGGGCCGGTCGCCTGGTCGGTCCTGCGGGATCCGCCCGAGCCGCTCCTGGCCTCGCCGGAGCAAGGCTGA
- a CDS encoding CBS domain-containing protein, which translates to MQAGVTQQFQSVLLQPRPPAQLGPPQAGGRDRAEFAADRAGQVLGLLLVTVGWFAALRGSAGGLWLAAVGLFVALAAGAERQRAVLRVALRGVRVADAMSSPVFSAPDWLTVDRFVQDHATRAHHSAVPLVDVDGRPSGIVTMRHIALLPADRRTTVRVRDLATPLAQCTTAAPDEYLNDVLDRVRTQAGLRILAMEDGRLTSIVTPHDLMRLLGRHDSDSGPWLPH; encoded by the coding sequence GTGCAGGCCGGCGTCACGCAGCAGTTCCAGTCCGTCCTGCTCCAGCCGCGTCCACCAGCGCAGCTCGGCCCGCCACAGGCCGGCGGGCGCGACCGGGCCGAGTTCGCGGCCGACCGGGCCGGGCAGGTGCTCGGGCTGCTGCTGGTCACTGTCGGCTGGTTCGCGGCCCTGCGCGGATCGGCCGGCGGGCTGTGGCTGGCGGCCGTCGGCCTGTTCGTCGCGCTGGCCGCCGGCGCCGAAAGACAGCGCGCCGTGCTCCGCGTCGCTCTGCGGGGAGTGCGGGTGGCCGACGCGATGTCCAGCCCCGTCTTCTCCGCGCCGGACTGGCTGACCGTGGACCGCTTCGTCCAGGACCACGCGACGCGCGCCCACCACTCGGCCGTGCCCCTTGTCGACGTCGACGGCCGGCCCAGCGGCATCGTCACGATGCGGCACATCGCCCTGCTGCCCGCCGACCGCCGTACCACGGTCCGCGTACGCGACCTGGCCACACCGCTCGCGCAGTGCACGACCGCCGCACCCGACGAGTACCTCAACGACGTCCTCGACCGGGTGCGCACGCAGGCCGGGCTGCGCATCCTGGCCATGGAGGACGGCCGCCTGACCAGCATCGTCACCCCGCACGACCTCATGCGCCTGCTGGGGAGGCACGACAGCGACTCCGGACCGTGGCTGCCGCACTGA